A single window of Mycoplasma bradburyae DNA harbors:
- a CDS encoding FtsZ/tubulin family protein, whose amino-acid sequence MDDSKILEEMKIELEKLRQQIAKTELKSSNGSDYNNRIKLGDFSEHILSLNDTPFSFDLQSENKPIANEFIQPQIIDDNEIDFFVSKYKKDYKIKVIGIGGAGNNIVEHIVTKFNDLVSDNVTFYQINTDAKHLNALVRNKSKAKKCFIDSPYTYGNGAGGDIQKAKKAIREYYDQQLDEILSDCDICIVIAGLGKGTGTGGSTYIVEKANSKNIITLAYAIMPLNNEGNQTYERATDGLYELLKNATAINIINSDDLNKSLSNLTVEARNNEVNNQIGTSVNAIIKLAQEKEIKNIDFGDLMYFFDKESDVSYEFLVKEIKIPSSQGSLINFNLLNNDWSETNKLIVMYQLNKQLPGKLFDEYNAKIKNSVSKDAHIVFGSKSVDGDESIVTILGKKPSGLIHSNSNLDVSFNALINRPDSYNSTEYDKFPEWKKIITDNNRSVTENALVVVNKNGSQNETNSSIETKSILSLFDSEE is encoded by the coding sequence ATGGATGACTCTAAAATTTTAGAAGAAATGAAAATAGAGTTAGAAAAATTAAGACAACAAATAGCAAAAACGGAGTTGAAGAGCTCTAATGGATCAGATTATAATAACAGGATAAAATTAGGTGATTTTAGCGAACATATTTTATCTTTAAATGACACTCCATTTTCATTTGACTTGCAATCTGAAAATAAACCAATTGCTAATGAATTTATTCAACCGCAAATTATTGATGATAATGAAATAGATTTTTTTGTAAGTAAATATAAAAAAGATTACAAAATCAAAGTAATAGGAATCGGTGGTGCTGGCAACAATATTGTCGAACATATAGTTACTAAATTCAATGATCTAGTTAGCGACAACGTTACATTCTATCAAATAAACACTGACGCTAAACATCTTAATGCATTAGTTAGAAATAAATCTAAAGCAAAAAAATGCTTTATCGATTCACCATATACTTATGGTAATGGAGCTGGTGGAGATATTCAAAAAGCTAAAAAAGCAATAAGAGAATATTATGATCAGCAACTTGATGAAATCTTAAGTGATTGTGATATTTGTATTGTAATCGCTGGACTTGGTAAGGGTACTGGAACTGGTGGTTCAACTTATATCGTAGAAAAAGCAAATAGTAAAAACATTATTACTCTAGCTTATGCGATTATGCCGCTTAACAATGAAGGTAATCAGACTTATGAAAGAGCAACTGATGGTCTTTATGAATTATTAAAAAATGCTACAGCTATTAACATTATTAACAGCGATGATTTAAACAAAAGTTTATCTAATCTAACAGTTGAGGCTCGTAATAATGAAGTTAATAATCAAATCGGAACGTCGGTTAATGCAATTATTAAACTAGCTCAAGAAAAAGAAATTAAGAATATTGATTTCGGCGACTTAATGTATTTCTTTGATAAAGAAAGCGATGTGTCGTATGAATTCTTGGTGAAAGAGATTAAAATCCCGAGTAGCCAAGGCAGTTTAATAAATTTTAATTTATTAAACAATGATTGATCAGAGACCAATAAGCTGATTGTCATGTATCAGCTCAACAAGCAATTACCCGGAAAATTGTTTGATGAGTATAACGCAAAAATCAAAAATTCTGTCAGCAAGGATGCCCATATTGTGTTTGGTAGCAAATCTGTTGATGGTGATGAAAGTATCGTTACGATCCTTGGTAAGAAGCCTAGTGGTTTGATTCATTCTAATAGCAATTTAGATGTTTCTTTTAATGCTTTGATTAATCGCCCTGATAGTTATAATTCGACTGAATATGATAAATTTCCTGAATGAAAAAAGATCATAACTGATAATAATAGGTCTGTAACTGAAAATGCTCTAGTTGTTGTTAATAAAAACGGTTCTCAAAACGAGACAAACTCGTCAATAGAAACAAAAAGCATATTAAGCTTATTTGATTCTGAAGAATAG
- the rsmH gene encoding 16S rRNA (cytosine(1402)-N(4))-methyltransferase RsmH — MIINNQIHYPVLLKEVIDNIITNKDGIYLDLTIGFGGHSYNIINALSDKAKLFGFDQDYEAINHCNKLFEKYSNVKLIKDNFANLKDHLKRLEINKIDGCLIDLGVSSYQLDQPKRGFSYHSVGRFDMRMDQDQKLDATELIKTSSVNQLITIFKKYGEIKDPFRVANELKRAFEQKDLNTLEVVELIKANVKKEELYSKKHPARKYFQAIRIAVNKELDVLEKVLTIIPELLNVNGRLLIISFHSLEEKLIKKAFRNLTSTASLTNIPLNNEELLKYKNHYNKGLEPSKNELETNKRSRSAKLFVLERIKE; from the coding sequence ATGATAATCAATAATCAGATTCATTACCCAGTGTTATTAAAAGAAGTGATAGATAACATTATTACTAATAAAGATGGTATTTATCTTGATTTAACGATTGGGTTTGGCGGACATAGTTACAATATCATTAATGCTTTATCTGATAAAGCGAAGTTGTTTGGATTTGATCAAGACTACGAAGCAATAAATCATTGCAACAAATTATTTGAGAAATATAGCAATGTCAAACTGATTAAGGATAATTTTGCCAATCTTAAAGATCATTTAAAAAGATTAGAAATCAACAAAATTGATGGATGCTTAATTGATCTGGGCGTATCTAGTTATCAACTAGATCAACCTAAAAGGGGATTTAGTTACCATTCAGTTGGTCGATTTGATATGAGAATGGATCAAGATCAAAAGCTTGATGCAACTGAATTAATTAAAACCTCATCAGTTAATCAACTAATTACAATCTTCAAGAAGTATGGAGAGATCAAAGATCCTTTTAGAGTTGCTAATGAACTTAAAAGAGCATTTGAACAAAAAGATTTAAATACTCTTGAAGTAGTTGAACTGATTAAGGCTAATGTAAAAAAAGAAGAACTGTATAGCAAGAAACACCCTGCAAGAAAATATTTCCAAGCAATAAGAATAGCTGTTAATAAAGAATTAGATGTTTTAGAAAAAGTTTTAACAATTATTCCAGAACTATTAAATGTGAATGGCAGATTACTTATTATCTCCTTCCATTCATTAGAAGAAAAACTTATTAAAAAGGCATTTCGTAATTTAACATCAACAGCATCTTTAACAAACATTCCATTGAATAACGAAGAACTATTAAAATACAAAAATCATTATAATAAGGGACTTGAACCAAGTAAAAATGAACTTGAGACAAACAAGCGATCAAGATCAGCTAAGCTGTTTGTTTTAGAAAGGATAAAAGAATAG
- the mraZ gene encoding division/cell wall cluster transcriptional repressor MraZ, translating into MFIGNYQHNIDPKGRLSVPAKIRNLIKESVVLSRGLDGCLELRTPEEFENYANKFLSKSNNKQQNRNYKRLLFANSLTIEIDSANRVLIPANFKKMANLEKEVVIIGMGDHVEIWDKKAYDEFNEANFDNFNELAESMEDDNQ; encoded by the coding sequence ATGTTTATTGGCAATTACCAACATAATATTGATCCTAAAGGTAGATTAAGCGTTCCCGCTAAGATAAGAAACCTTATTAAAGAAAGTGTTGTTTTATCTAGAGGATTAGATGGATGCTTGGAATTACGTACCCCTGAAGAGTTTGAAAATTACGCTAATAAGTTCTTAAGCAAATCAAATAACAAACAACAAAACCGTAATTATAAACGTTTATTATTTGCTAATTCATTAACTATTGAAATTGATAGCGCTAACCGTGTTTTAATTCCTGCTAACTTTAAAAAGATGGCTAATCTTGAAAAAGAAGTTGTAATCATTGGTATGGGTGATCATGTTGAAATTTGAGACAAGAAAGCATACGATGAATTTAACGAAGCTAATTTTGATAACTTTAATGAACTAGCAGAATCGATGGAAGATGATAATCAATAA
- a CDS encoding Fic family protein encodes MNFKKETLDQIILELAYSSCSMENNTFTYDEVRDLFASNKPPTGQKNNQEFYELVNFKMGIEYIVKFYDQLDINIDTILKLHSIIMRFILDDNGAFRKHNLKIKSAKHIGSEHSKIVSKLEQLNSNFKNEIVEVLSEKDRTELILKYHCIFHKIHPFSDGNGRVARAIMFLMQLKYKTKLYSVNPDIKNDYFNGINKYLLTGNIDDLYNLIKDNLINID; translated from the coding sequence ATGAACTTTAAGAAAGAAACCTTAGATCAGATTATTCTAGAATTAGCTTATAGTAGTTGCAGCATGGAAAACAATACCTTTACTTATGATGAAGTAAGGGATTTATTTGCTAGTAATAAACCGCCAACAGGTCAAAAAAATAACCAAGAGTTTTATGAATTAGTTAATTTTAAAATGGGTATTGAATACATTGTTAAGTTTTATGATCAATTAGATATAAATATTGATACCATTTTAAAATTACACAGCATTATTATGCGTTTTATTTTGGATGATAACGGTGCTTTTCGTAAGCATAATCTAAAGATTAAAAGCGCTAAACATATCGGTAGTGAGCATAGTAAAATTGTTAGTAAACTAGAACAACTTAATAGCAATTTTAAGAACGAAATTGTTGAAGTTTTATCTGAAAAAGATCGCACTGAATTAATCTTAAAGTATCATTGTATTTTTCATAAGATACATCCTTTTAGTGATGGTAATGGAAGAGTGGCAAGAGCGATTATGTTCTTAATGCAACTTAAGTATAAAACCAAGTTATATTCTGTTAATCCTGATATTAAAAATGATTATTTTAACGGAATCAATAAATATTTATTAACTGGTAATATTGATGATTTATACAATCTGATTAAAGATAATTTAATTAATATCGATTAG
- a CDS encoding IdeS/Mac family cysteine endopeptidase (This family includes IgM or IgG-cleaving cysteine proteases.), producing MKLKKSRLLFSLFGALITPSSILASCTNPKGLNYQLEKQSLSLILSDQDSEMRKYDDSKYQKIIVELREAFRKAQEVYDNDSSSLEDIRNAIDALEVAIDKALQDKNSIDQIYNDDNRTDNSSSDKKSTNSSDSTDSSVSSTDSGNNNSRPNSNSEIGANGSNENATLGGSVESTNDNNTSNSLGSTTADNTKLFNYLTDGLMNIDAGQDDQVLGSGSDINEALSRWNNLPDDVKSKLANVKNKLDLLKNRLTNLENTLPPFSKKYRDVLSKTTPSVDVETKIIIALAEYERLSSEEKEQYKADKAKLEKFKKEIPNIRASQGADAIYSRSAQYYKVDYYNVLSLTVDTVKASDYKSIKAAKDSMDKLLVDIRSILKKEETLVNSLWTKVNELRNNESSYETSNSLDTSEEDERIEYTPTASNSEYVNPSTYNFANKTMFVYGVNAPSYKDNPEKWVNRGDVVRLAFKKEYGWYDVNKIALLENQYGDFNLCWAASASNLLHWWINNNKEYIDQYFALKSTSDWSKSVPMYYPEHQSIKNDKEEGRSQIFQKFTNAWIDRGGFINDGINWFISGWKPRTSGYLVNTENNRGGYFKDVFTPKPVRETRGRSNDVTEDHNGLSYRGFNNVLKDAFLNKKAVGFSYPGHAMSIWGAEFDANGNVDYIYFCNNNYGDQEDDLNGGSLVRAKVVSIGNYGVGYYTDPFYANNPKSIKSFTVLPLYQDTWKQYLNKHKQ from the coding sequence ATGAAATTAAAAAAATCTAGACTTCTTTTTTCTTTATTTGGCGCATTGATTACTCCAAGTTCAATTTTAGCTTCTTGTACCAACCCTAAAGGATTAAATTACCAACTTGAAAAGCAAAGTTTAAGCTTGATCTTAAGTGATCAAGATAGTGAAATGCGTAAATATGATGATTCTAAATACCAAAAAATTATCGTTGAATTACGCGAAGCTTTTAGAAAAGCTCAAGAAGTTTATGATAACGACTCATCATCGCTAGAAGATATCAGAAATGCAATCGATGCTTTAGAAGTTGCGATTGATAAAGCTTTGCAAGATAAGAATAGTATTGATCAAATCTATAACGATGATAACAGAACAGATAATAGTTCTAGCGATAAAAAATCAACTAATTCATCCGATTCAACTGATTCATCGGTATCATCAACAGATTCGGGTAATAACAATTCAAGACCTAATTCAAATAGCGAAATAGGTGCTAATGGCTCTAATGAAAATGCGACTTTAGGTGGTTCTGTAGAATCAACAAATGATAACAATACTTCAAATAGTTTAGGTAGTACTACTGCTGATAATACTAAGTTATTTAATTACTTAACTGATGGTTTAATGAATATTGATGCTGGTCAAGATGATCAAGTTTTAGGTTCTGGAAGTGATATAAACGAAGCATTAAGTCGTTGAAACAATCTACCAGATGATGTTAAATCAAAACTAGCTAATGTTAAAAATAAACTAGATCTATTAAAAAACCGTTTAACCAATCTAGAAAACACTCTACCTCCTTTTTCTAAAAAATATCGTGATGTTTTATCTAAAACAACTCCTAGTGTTGATGTTGAAACAAAGATTATTATTGCGCTAGCAGAATATGAAAGATTAAGCAGCGAAGAAAAAGAACAATACAAAGCTGATAAAGCTAAATTAGAAAAATTTAAAAAAGAGATCCCTAATATAAGAGCTAGTCAAGGTGCAGATGCGATCTATTCTAGAAGTGCACAATATTACAAAGTTGATTATTACAATGTTTTAAGTTTAACCGTTGATACAGTTAAAGCATCTGATTACAAATCAATTAAAGCAGCTAAAGATTCTATGGATAAACTTCTAGTTGATATTAGAAGTATCCTGAAGAAAGAAGAGACATTAGTTAATTCTTTATGAACTAAAGTTAATGAATTAAGAAATAATGAAAGTTCATACGAAACTTCAAATTCTCTTGATACTAGCGAAGAAGATGAAAGAATTGAGTATACTCCTACAGCTTCTAATAGTGAATATGTAAATCCATCGACATACAATTTCGCTAATAAAACAATGTTTGTTTACGGAGTTAATGCTCCTAGTTACAAAGATAATCCTGAAAAATGAGTTAATAGAGGTGATGTAGTTAGATTAGCTTTCAAAAAAGAATATGGATGATATGACGTTAATAAGATAGCTTTACTTGAAAATCAATATGGTGACTTCAACCTATGTTGAGCAGCATCTGCTTCTAATTTACTTCACTGATGAATCAATAATAACAAAGAATATATTGATCAATACTTTGCGTTAAAATCAACTTCTGATTGATCTAAGAGTGTTCCGATGTATTATCCAGAACACCAATCAATTAAAAATGACAAAGAAGAAGGAAGAAGTCAAATTTTCCAAAAATTCACAAATGCATGAATTGATAGAGGTGGTTTTATCAATGATGGAATTAACTGATTCATTTCAGGTTGAAAACCTAGAACATCAGGTTATTTAGTTAATACAGAAAATAACAGAGGTGGATATTTCAAAGATGTATTTACCCCTAAACCTGTTAGAGAAACCAGAGGTCGATCAAATGATGTGACTGAAGATCATAATGGTTTAAGTTATAGAGGATTCAATAATGTATTGAAAGATGCTTTCTTAAACAAAAAAGCTGTTGGTTTCTCTTATCCTGGTCACGCAATGTCTATTTGGGGTGCTGAATTTGATGCTAACGGAAATGTTGATTACATTTATTTCTGTAATAACAACTATGGTGATCAAGAAGATGATTTAAATGGTGGTTCATTAGTTAGAGCTAAAGTTGTCTCTATTGGAAATTACGGTGTCGGATACTATACAGACCCATTCTATGCTAATAATCCTAAATCAATTAAATCATTCACAGTTTTACCTCTTTATCAAGATACTTGAAAGCAATATTTAAATAAACACAAACAATAA
- a CDS encoding MIP family Ig-specific serine endopeptidase: protein MKLKKLKISLSLISTLSTFGFILSACKNPQADNMNYINELKNQLKELLDSETKELAKYNKSKYEEIRQALSQVYDKAKEASHRNDYYVLYRAKQELESAIKLAKTQKEKLDKNNDSSNQSNNDNEVIGNDNEQNNSESDLNDSTDKNDNSNHSELNNNGSNQNNNKVDNSNNDSDTTIGIIKPETDSTNSNNIESDSTDNNQNQPNNHIETKPGPNDQTLTNEEINNYYATHPELKRFSLANQTKTYSKNSDYLQSNFNRSISLIWNFDDGSVTAGTLWLLDYHKQSNAKYKLFFATNYHVALELFGTNDYSFNAQPNRTKKVKDVFIGVADDWRNKHSKFKYKKLRKEQFPKTLFLGHNFMDDKVASLFNNKRYYTEFSVIEFDYDTEKFADSYITAKEYAALSRSEQKVATQAAKREKEDNKLIKQHLDKAITELDISINKFKDGSHNMQLNSLPYATMDYGSVNLYINNYLTRSNDDNKVFNQPNTINKIIKNDADIKKFFADTKLNAKPLTDYFIGFPYEINKPNPSLVHYNVSSNLLSSNDKIIDNLSNNVFVTQDVNNGYAIASHGAMFNNEPKGLFYGLTYSMLSDNSIIGGMSGSLVTNEDNLPIGLLFASDGKIPFLGDDNTYKNVNNALMVGFSLNVPFWSSKINNYVEPYNIIDGTNKARYPHQTNSYRQTLYKVYGNDYKTALFK from the coding sequence ATGAAACTTAAAAAGTTAAAGATTTCACTTAGCTTGATAAGTACTTTGAGTACATTTGGTTTCATATTATCTGCTTGTAAGAATCCACAAGCAGATAATATGAATTACATAAATGAGTTAAAGAATCAATTAAAAGAATTATTAGATAGCGAAACTAAAGAATTAGCTAAGTATAACAAGTCGAAATACGAAGAAATAAGACAAGCTTTATCTCAAGTGTACGATAAAGCTAAAGAAGCGAGTCATAGAAATGATTATTATGTTTTATATAGAGCTAAGCAAGAGTTAGAATCAGCAATTAAATTAGCTAAAACTCAAAAAGAAAAACTTGATAAAAACAATGATTCTAGTAATCAATCTAATAACGATAACGAAGTAATCGGTAATGATAACGAACAAAATAATTCCGAATCGGATTTAAATGATTCAACAGATAAAAATGATAATTCGAATCATTCAGAACTAAATAATAACGGTTCTAATCAAAATAATAATAAAGTAGATAACTCAAATAATGATAGCGATACTACTATAGGTATCATTAAACCAGAAACAGATTCTACGAATTCTAATAATATCGAATCAGATTCAACTGATAATAATCAAAATCAACCTAACAATCATATTGAAACTAAACCTGGTCCAAATGATCAAACTTTAACTAATGAAGAAATCAATAATTACTACGCAACGCATCCTGAATTAAAACGTTTTAGTTTAGCTAATCAAACTAAAACTTATAGTAAAAATTCAGATTATTTACAATCAAACTTTAATCGTTCAATTTCATTAATTTGAAATTTTGATGATGGATCAGTTACTGCTGGAACATTATGATTATTGGATTATCATAAACAATCAAATGCTAAATATAAATTGTTCTTTGCTACTAACTACCATGTAGCTTTAGAGCTATTTGGAACTAATGATTATTCATTCAATGCTCAACCTAACCGAACTAAAAAAGTTAAGGATGTTTTCATTGGTGTTGCTGATGATTGAAGAAATAAACATTCTAAATTTAAATATAAGAAGTTAAGAAAAGAACAATTTCCTAAAACCTTGTTTTTAGGGCACAACTTTATGGATGATAAAGTTGCTAGTCTATTCAATAACAAAAGATACTATACCGAGTTTTCAGTTATTGAGTTTGATTATGATACTGAGAAATTTGCTGATTCTTATATAACAGCTAAAGAATACGCAGCATTATCAAGAAGTGAGCAAAAAGTAGCAACTCAAGCAGCTAAAAGAGAAAAAGAAGATAATAAATTAATTAAACAGCATCTAGATAAAGCGATAACTGAACTAGATATCTCGATAAATAAATTTAAAGATGGTAGTCACAATATGCAACTAAATTCATTGCCATACGCAACAATGGATTATGGTTCAGTTAATCTTTATATTAATAACTACCTAACTAGAAGTAATGATGACAATAAAGTCTTCAATCAACCAAATACAATTAATAAGATTATTAAGAATGATGCTGACATCAAAAAATTCTTCGCTGATACTAAATTAAATGCTAAACCATTAACAGATTATTTCATCGGTTTTCCTTATGAAATAAATAAACCTAACCCTTCGTTAGTGCATTACAATGTAAGTTCTAATCTCTTATCATCTAATGATAAGATTATTGATAACTTAAGTAATAATGTCTTTGTTACTCAAGATGTGAATAATGGTTATGCAATTGCTTCGCATGGAGCAATGTTTAACAACGAACCTAAAGGTTTGTTTTATGGTTTAACATATTCTATGTTAAGTGATAATTCAATTATTGGTGGTATGAGTGGTTCTTTAGTAACTAACGAAGATAATTTACCTATTGGTTTATTATTCGCTTCAGATGGTAAGATTCCTTTTTTAGGTGATGATAACACTTATAAGAATGTTAATAATGCTTTAATGGTTGGTTTTAGTTTGAATGTTCCATTCTGATCTTCAAAGATTAATAATTATGTAGAACCTTATAACATTATTGATGGCACTAATAAGGCTAGATATCCTCATCAAACTAATTCTTATCGTCAAACCTTATATAAGGTTTATGGTAATGATTATAAGACTGCATTGTTTAAATAA